TGCCGCCCTGTCCGACATCTCCTCCGCAAACTCCCTCAGCTCCCCCGCCTCTTCCAATTCCTTGACCTGGCGCGGGAACTTCTCCTTCCACCTCCGTATCAGAAAACTTGGCCCAATCATCGAGGGAGACATCTTTGACCTCCTTGACGGGAACGACGTTTGTTAGTTCGTTCATTTTAACCAGTTGTAAATTGTGCCCAAAACATTCCTCGGCAGTCAAAGCTCTGTAGCCGACAGCTCCTACCCCGGAGAAACTTTCTTGAGGAAACGAATCGTCATAGGTATCGTAGTCTCCTTCCTACATGCAGGGCAAACCTCGGAATGCTCGGAATGTAAAAACAAGCCATTACCGGACACATCCCATGTAAAATTTGCAAAATTGAGGGAAACAGCGCCGATCACAAAGGCGATCGCGACTCTTGGGTTTATCCGGAATAGAACTTGGAGCACAGGGCATGGAGGCTGGTGTAATGAGCTTTGTTGGTGGCTCGATTTTTCAGTCTGTGCTCCGTGCTGGCTAAGCCCAGGGATCGTAATCCTCTTAAATATGCTGCCAGGCATCAACCCAAGAAAAACAGCCGAAGCACGAGCGCCCCGGCTGTTTGGTATCCCATTACCATCTCGGTTCTATGTCCTACTGAATATTGATCTCCCCGCTCACAAGGATATTGTTGGTCTCATCTGTCTCTTGGACCACATCCTGATGATCAGCCTTTGCCTTGACATAATATGTGCCAGCCACTGTGTCTGACGGGATCCTGAGTCGTTTCTTGGTACTGGATGTCTTGCCCGGTGCAAGCTTTCGCGGACCCGCTGGCGGGGGAACACTCCTTGAGCCCATCAATAGATCCTCGGGGCCTATGGTCGGGTCGTCATTGGCGGACAGATAAAAACCCACCTTTGAGCGGCCTGCTTTTTCGGTGCCCTGATTTGTCACAGAGTTCATTACACGTATTAAACCTCCCGGTCTTGCTGATTCCGGCGCTGTCAGAGAGCTTACCACAAGATCAGGACCGCTTACCGGTGACAAATCAAATGTCGCACTGCAGGCCTTGTCCACATCCATGGTTATGTTGCAGATGGTCTGCGTCCCGCAGGAACCGCACTCATCACCCCAGCTCACAAACCTTGAGCCGCTATCAGGAATCGCCGTCAGGCTTACACCCGTTCCTTCGTTAAAATCAGCATCGCACGTTTCACCGCAGTCAATTCCAGCAGGACTGCTTGTGACTGTGCCGCTTCCTGTCCCATTTTTGGGTGTTCTGCTTCAGCTGGAATTGGAGTTTTTCTATGTTAGTGATAACACTTGGGCTATTGGGAGGAAGAAGGAAATTGCAAGAATGGTATTGTGGATTTTGTAGGCTATTGCTCTAGGCGAACAGGGATTGATATTTGCTCGTTTGTGGGATGGATGGGGATCAGTTCTAGTAAGTTCTGACCAGGAGATCTTCGCTGAAAAGACCGTAAGCTCCAGGAGGCCACAGACAAAAGAAGGCAGAGGCGCATTGCAAGCAGGGCCGGATTTCCAATGCCAGTCCCACAGTTGGTTGCCTCTGTCTAATGACCGAGCCAATCTGGGACTCGGTAACATAGCTTATTCCCAAAAAAGGTTTTTCCAATTCACGCTGAGCCAGTACACCCAAATCAGCCAGACCACATACACCCGGGTCTTTCTTACCACAGCCTGATCCCGGGGATTCGACCTGGAAAGATCTTCAGAGAAGATCAAGGCTGCAAGCTCTTCCTGGGAAGGCTTTCCATGATGTTTTCCTGAAATCCCTGGCGCTTGCTGGGGCCAAAGGCCCAGATCAACCTGAGCCGTTGCTCCAAACTGTTTCCTATCCCCCAAGTCTGATTCTACGAGCATTGCTATCAGGGTAGGGGTATTCCATATGCCTGGCTGTGGCCCTCGCAATTTCTTCTCCACAAAAACGAGCAACAACTTTGAGAGCCATGTCGATTCCGGCAGAGATGCCCGCAGATGTTATTACAGCCCCATCTTCGACTACGTGTTTGTCATACTCAACGGTCACTTCCGGAAATGACTCTCTCATCCAATCCAGTGATCGCCAGTGAGTTGTGGCGTGATGCCCGTCAAGCAATCCGGCAAAAC
The nucleotide sequence above comes from bacterium. Encoded proteins:
- a CDS encoding CARDB domain-containing protein — protein: MDCGETCDADFNEGTGVSLTAIPDSGSRFVSWGDECGSCGTQTICNITMDVDKACSATFDLSPVSGPDLVVSSLTAPESARPGGLIRVMNSVTNQGTEKAGRSKVGFYLSANDDPTIGPEDLLMGSRSVPPPAGPRKLAPGKTSSTKKRLRIPSDTVAGTYYVKAKADHQDVVQETDETNNILVSGEINIQ